A region of Culicoides brevitarsis isolate CSIRO-B50_1 chromosome 1, AGI_CSIRO_Cbre_v1, whole genome shotgun sequence DNA encodes the following proteins:
- the LOC134831338 gene encoding arrestin domain-containing protein 17: MGLKDCQIVLDNQWNTYYAGQTVNGHVEFTFDKPKKVRGIIVKFTGEAHTEWSEEETKKDQEGKEHTETTALSGHEEYFTIQYYLLGSKNAKETEIEAGTHTYPFTCALPPTLPSSFEGKWGHVRYTIKVTLDRPWKFDQDTKMAFTVITPVDLNKTPKCQEPAKLDLEKTFCCFCCKSGPLNVIVHLPVTGFVSGQVMPITAEVDNASNVTVDALKLCLRKNINFMVQQPRSARKREVEKIDELTMGPIEKGGSRTWEQKIEVPALPPSNLVNCGIIDLDYELFVEAQVSGLHKNLSGVIPITLGTVPLSSWKPPVPYTDKPAVIDMPDQDPSMLPTLPASPLTPENPPQGGAIGWGVPEGNSLYPQIPPPTFAESQYKAKILGKNDSEYTRTQDYAPRYPTYSFTPTAPPSNY, from the exons ATGGGCTTGAAAGACTGTCAAATTGTTCTCGACAATCAATGGAACACTTACTACGCTGGACAAACCGTCAACGGGCACGTTGAATTCACATTCGATAAGCCCAAAAAAGTTCgag GCATCATCGTAAAATTCACGGGCGAAGCGCACACGGAATGGTCCGAagaggaaacaaaaaaagaccAAGAAGGCAAAGAACACACGGAAACGACTGCCTTATCGGGTCACGAAGAGTATTTTACCATCCAATATTACCTACTTGGCAGCAAAAATGCCAAAGAAACGGAAATCGAAGCTGGCACGCACACCTACCCTTTCACGTGTGCTCTTCCTCCGACTCTGCCATCCTCATTCGAGGGCAAATGGGGTCATGTTCGTTACACAATCAAAGTAACACTCGATCGCCCTTGGAAATTCGATCAGGACACAAAAATGGCCTTTACCGTAATTACTCCCGTTGACTTGAACAAAACGCCAAAATGTCAAGAACCCGCAAAACTCGATTTGGAGAAGACTTTTTGCTGTTTCTGCTGCAAATCGGGCCCATTGAACGTCATTGTGCATCTGCCAGTTACGGGATTCGTGAGTGGTCAAGTGATGCCGATCACGGCGGAAGTCGATAATGCAAGCAACGTCACTGTGGATGCCTTAAAGCTCTGTTTGCGGAAAAATATCAACTTTATGGTGCAACAACCGCGAAGTGCGCGCAAACGTGAAGTCGAAAAAATCGACGAACTCACCATGGGCCCCATAGAGAAAGGCGGATCGCGAACATGGGAACAAAAGATCGAAGTGCCTGCTTTGCCGCCAAGTAATTTGGTCAATTGTGGCATCATCGACTTGGATTACGAGCTTTTCGTTGAAGCACAAGTGAGCGGattgcacaaaaatttgaGCGGCGTGATTCCAATTACCTTGGGAACTGTTCCGTTATCGAGCTGGAAGCCTCCCGTGCCTTATACCGACAAACCAGCTGTCATCGATATGCCGGATCAAGATCCCTCGATGTTACCAACGCTTCCTGCGAGTCCTTTGACGCCCGAAAATCCTCCGCAAGGGGGCGCTATCGGATGGGGCGTGCCTGAAGGAAATAGTTTGTATCCACAAATTC ctcctCCAACCTTCGCTGAAAGTCAATACAAAGCCAAAATCCTCGGAAAAAATGATTCCGAATACACACGCACTCAAGATTATGCTCCGCGTTATCCAACGTACTCGTTTACGCCAACAGCACCGCCAAGTAATTATTAA